A portion of the Cygnus olor isolate bCygOlo1 chromosome 15, bCygOlo1.pri.v2, whole genome shotgun sequence genome contains these proteins:
- the MMD2 gene encoding monocyte to macrophage differentiation factor 2 — translation MFVSRVLDFQKTRYARFMNHRVPSNCRYQPTEYEHAANCATHAFWILPSILGSSILYILSDDQWETISAWIYGFGLSSLFIVSTIFHTISWKKRHLRTVEHCLHMFDRMVIYFFIAASYAPWLNLRELGPWASHMRWIIWIMASVGTVYVFFFHERYKLVELVCYVIMGFFPAVVILSMPNRDGLPELVAGGLSYCLGMVFFKSDGRIPFAHAIWHLFVAIGAGIHYYAIWRYLYRPSALEAKRPR, via the exons GTTCATGAATCACCGTGTCCCCTCCAACTGCAGGTACCAGCCGACGGAGTACGAGCACGCAGCCAACTGTGCTACCCATGCG TTCTGGATCCTGCCCAGCATCCTCGGCAGCTCCATCCTCTACATCCTCTCCGACGACCAGTGGGAGACCATCTCGGCCTGGATCTATGGCTTTGGCTTGTCCAGCCTCTTCATCGTCTCCACCATCTTTCACACCATCTCCTGGAAGAAGAGGCACCTCAG GACCGTGGAGCACTGCTTGCACATGTTTGACAGGATGGTGATCTACTTCTTCATCGCCGCCTCGTACGCTCCCTG GCTGAACCTGCGGGAGCTGGGGCCCTGGGCCTCCCACATGCGCTGGATCATCTGGATCATGGCATCGGTCGGCACCGTCTACGTCTTCTTCTTCCATGAACG GTACAAGCTGGTGGAGCTGGTGTGCTACGTTATCATGGGCTTCTTCCCCGCCGTGGTCATCCTCTCCATG CCCAACAGGGATGGCCTCCCAGAGCTGGTGGCCGGCGGGCTTTCCTACTGCCTGGGCATGGTCTTCTTCAAAAGCGACGGCCGCATCCCCTTCGCCCACGCCATCTGGCACCTCTTCGTGGCCATTGGAGCCGGCATCCATTACTATGCCATCTGGAGGTACCTCTACCGGCCCAGCGCGCTGGAGGCCAAAAGGCCCCGATAG